The following coding sequences lie in one Scatophagus argus isolate fScaArg1 chromosome 9, fScaArg1.pri, whole genome shotgun sequence genomic window:
- the ino80c gene encoding INO80 complex subunit C, which translates to MASQIPITVRVQPAAASSAALRGKKRPGSPAVSAGPQATGSSKKKKGQSTATPTTQTQITAVEPVAEVKAAGTADSGPTATTESTTKPPPFKDPTFMHSGIGGAAAGKKNRTWKNLKQILALERTLAWKLNDPNYYNIDAPPSLKPNKKYSDISGLPANYTDPQTKLRFTSSEEFSYIRLLPTDVVTGYLALRKATCIVP; encoded by the exons ATGGCTTCTCAGATCCCCATAACCGTCAGAGTCCAGCCGGCAGCCGCCAGCTCTGCGGCTCTCCGGGGTAAAAAACGTCCCGGTAGTCCGGCAGTTTCGGCCGGTCCGCAGGCTACCGGGAgcagcaagaagaagaaaggacaGTCGACCGCGACaccaacaacacagacacaa ATAACAGCAGTGGAGCCTGTGGCTGAGGTGAAGGCAGCAGGAACAGCTGACAGTGGTCCAACTGCCACCACAGAGTCCACAACAAAGCCTCCACCTTTCAAAGACCCCACATTCATG CACTCTGGTATTGGTGGAGCGGCAGCAGGTAAAAAGAATAGGACCTGGAAGAATCTCAAACAGATTCTGGCTTTGGAGCGGACTTTAGCTTGGAAGCTCAACGATCCCAACT acTATAACATTGATGCTCCTCCCTCCTTGAAGCCAAACAAAAAATACTCTGACATTTCTGGACTCCCT GCAAACTACACAGACCCTCAGACAAAGCTACGCTTCACATCTTCTGAGGAGTTCTCCTACATCCGCCTTCTCCCCACTGATGTTGTTACTGGCTACCTGGCACTTCGAAAGGCAACTTGCATTGTACCCTGA